From the genome of Flavobacterium ovatum, one region includes:
- a CDS encoding TIGR01777 family oxidoreductase yields the protein MKKKVLITGGTGFVGRSLTQLLVENGYEVSVLSRSKRENKPSISYCIWDIDKQIIDEQAVLEADYIIHLAGENIAGKQWTSQRKKAIIDSRVQPVQLIGSILKKRNKKLEAFISASGVGVYGAVNGSEICDETIKLADDFLGHTCQKWEDTADSLSPFSNRIVKVRTGLVLGKNEGFLKKMLPVFKWRLGAVLGSGKQYMPWIHIDDLCGIYLEAITNSEMDGAYNAAINDNTTNMFFSITLAKVLGYKIWLPNVPSFILQLAMGEMSQIILKGRRVSSDKIENLGFHFQFKDLSLALRQCI from the coding sequence ATGAAAAAGAAGGTTTTAATAACAGGAGGAACTGGTTTTGTAGGACGTAGTCTAACACAATTATTGGTTGAGAATGGTTATGAGGTGAGTGTTTTGAGCAGATCGAAAAGAGAAAATAAACCATCAATTTCGTATTGTATTTGGGATATAGATAAACAAATTATTGATGAACAAGCCGTACTTGAAGCCGATTATATAATTCATTTGGCAGGAGAAAATATAGCTGGAAAGCAGTGGACTTCCCAAAGAAAAAAAGCAATCATTGACAGTAGGGTACAACCCGTACAACTTATTGGGTCTATTTTAAAGAAACGCAATAAAAAATTAGAAGCCTTTATTTCAGCTTCAGGTGTTGGTGTTTATGGTGCTGTAAACGGAAGTGAAATTTGTGACGAAACCATAAAATTAGCCGATGATTTTTTAGGTCATACTTGTCAAAAATGGGAAGATACAGCTGATTCTTTAAGTCCATTTTCAAACCGAATTGTGAAAGTAAGAACGGGTTTAGTGTTGGGAAAGAATGAAGGTTTTTTAAAAAAAATGTTGCCCGTTTTTAAATGGAGATTAGGTGCTGTATTAGGTTCCGGGAAACAATACATGCCTTGGATTCATATTGATGATTTGTGTGGTATTTATTTAGAAGCAATTACAAATTCGGAAATGGATGGAGCTTACAATGCTGCTATAAACGATAATACGACGAATATGTTTTTTTCAATAACGCTTGCTAAAGTTTTAGGTTATAAAATTTGGTTACCTAATGTTCCCTCTTTTATACTTCAATTAGCTATGGGTGAGATGTCTCAAATTATTTTGAAAGGCAGAAGAGTTTCGTCTGATAAAATAGAAAATCTAGGATTTCATTTTCAATTTAAGGATTTGTCTTTAGCACTTCGTCAGTGTATCTAG
- a CDS encoding deoxyribodipyrimidine photo-lyase, which translates to MSKTKVSFFWFRRDLRLDDNVGLFHALRSIYPVIPIFIYDDVILENLPKDDARVTFIYESLTEINAELDAVGSSLLIKKGETKIVWESLLQEFDVQEVFWNKDYEPFGIARDLAIATKLKAKNISCHSFKDQVIFEENEVTKADGLPYTVYTPFKNKWLVKHKSCLPIIEYTTEDYFFNFFKYFFTFPSIEEIGFEKSTIKVNAHNLSQIKTYQDTRDFPALDTTSYLSPHLRFGTVSIRKLVVWASKTNAVFLSELIWREFFMQILFHFPKVVTHNFKSSYDGIQWRNNEADFERWCSGNTGYPMVDAGMRELNATGYMHNRVRMVVASFLCKHLLISWQWGEAYFAQKLLDFDLSANVGNWQWAAGTGCDAAPYFRVFNPEIQMKKFDEKGIYIRKWIPEFDLGYAAPMVEHAFARDRAIATYKAGIVK; encoded by the coding sequence ATGAGTAAAACTAAAGTTTCTTTTTTTTGGTTCCGTAGGGATTTGAGGTTAGATGACAATGTAGGGTTATTTCATGCATTGCGTTCCATTTACCCAGTAATCCCAATATTTATTTATGATGATGTTATTTTAGAAAATTTACCAAAGGATGACGCTAGAGTGACATTCATTTATGAATCATTGACTGAGATAAATGCAGAGCTAGACGCTGTGGGAAGTTCCCTTTTGATAAAAAAAGGAGAAACCAAAATTGTTTGGGAATCTTTGTTACAAGAGTTTGATGTACAAGAAGTATTTTGGAACAAAGATTACGAACCTTTTGGAATTGCTCGAGATTTGGCTATAGCTACCAAATTAAAGGCGAAAAACATCAGTTGTCATTCCTTCAAAGATCAAGTCATTTTTGAAGAAAACGAAGTTACCAAAGCAGATGGTTTGCCATATACGGTTTACACTCCTTTTAAAAATAAGTGGTTGGTAAAACACAAATCTTGTTTGCCAATAATAGAATATACAACGGAAGATTATTTTTTTAATTTTTTTAAATATTTTTTCACATTTCCTTCCATTGAAGAAATCGGGTTTGAGAAAAGTACAATTAAGGTTAATGCTCATAATTTAAGCCAAATCAAAACCTATCAGGATACCCGAGATTTTCCAGCTTTGGATACAACTTCTTATTTGTCTCCTCATTTACGATTTGGTACAGTAAGTATTCGTAAATTAGTAGTGTGGGCTTCAAAAACTAATGCCGTTTTTTTAAGTGAATTGATATGGAGAGAATTCTTTATGCAAATTCTATTTCATTTTCCGAAAGTAGTGACACATAATTTCAAAAGTTCTTATGACGGGATTCAGTGGCGCAATAATGAAGCTGATTTTGAACGTTGGTGTTCAGGAAATACGGGGTATCCCATGGTGGATGCGGGTATGCGTGAATTGAATGCAACGGGTTATATGCACAATAGAGTGCGTATGGTTGTAGCTAGTTTTCTGTGCAAGCATTTGTTGATTTCGTGGCAATGGGGGGAAGCTTATTTTGCTCAAAAATTATTGGATTTTGATTTGTCTGCCAATGTAGGAAACTGGCAATGGGCAGCTGGAACAGGTTGTGATGCTGCACCGTATTTTAGAGTGTTTAATCCTGAAATTCAAATGAAAAAGTTTGATGAAAAAGGAATTTATATTCGTAAATGGATTCCCGAATTTGATTTAGGCTACGCAGCACCAATGGTTGAACATGCTTTTGCTCGTGACCGTGCCATAGCAACTTATAAAGCAGGAATTGTTAAATAA
- a CDS encoding SRPBCC family protein → MKLYKKESVQIINASLEECWAFFSSPQNLQKITPETMGFKITDYDGKKMYAGQIIQYKVSPVLGVKLPWVTEITVVKDKSYFIDEQRFGPYALWHHKHFFEATAQGVKMTDVVHYGLPLGFLGRIMNTLVVKNKLTEIFAYREKAVNEIFNSLS, encoded by the coding sequence ATGAAATTATATAAAAAAGAATCAGTACAAATCATCAATGCTAGTCTAGAAGAATGTTGGGCTTTTTTTTCTAGTCCACAAAATCTACAAAAGATTACACCGGAAACCATGGGATTTAAAATCACAGATTATGATGGTAAAAAAATGTATGCGGGTCAAATTATTCAATATAAAGTATCTCCAGTTTTAGGTGTCAAATTACCTTGGGTAACTGAAATTACAGTCGTAAAAGATAAAAGTTACTTTATTGATGAACAACGTTTTGGGCCTTATGCATTATGGCATCACAAACATTTTTTTGAAGCTACAGCACAAGGGGTAAAAATGACTGATGTCGTTCATTACGGTTTGCCTTTAGGTTTTTTAGGCCGTATTATGAATACATTGGTAGTCAAAAACAAACTGACAGAAATATTTGCTTACCGCGAAAAAGCGGTCAATGAAATTTTTAATAGTCTCTCATGA
- a CDS encoding lycopene cyclase domain-containing protein, whose amino-acid sequence MSLYLILNIASFIIPFLYSFEKRMQFSKRWKSFFPALLLTAAFFIVWDIFFTKIGVWHFNPRYHTGIEILGLPIEEWLFFICIPYASLFIHFAFHYFLPKAALSDTTVIRIYGLIVIIVLPVLIWNWGKWYTTVNYSLLLILVTYTVLKAPQILNTFFITFLIILIPFAIVNGILTGSFIAEPVVFYNDAENLGIRLGTIPIEDIGYAFSMLLMTLVIMKKLEK is encoded by the coding sequence ATGTCACTATATCTAATTCTAAATATCGCCTCTTTTATCATTCCGTTTTTATACAGTTTTGAGAAAAGGATGCAGTTCAGTAAACGGTGGAAATCTTTTTTTCCAGCGTTGTTGCTTACAGCTGCTTTTTTTATAGTTTGGGATATATTTTTCACCAAAATAGGTGTTTGGCATTTTAATCCAAGGTATCACACTGGGATTGAAATTTTAGGGTTACCCATTGAAGAATGGTTGTTCTTTATTTGTATTCCCTATGCGAGTTTATTTATACACTTTGCTTTTCATTATTTTTTGCCAAAAGCAGCCTTGAGCGATACTACTGTCATTCGTATTTATGGACTCATAGTTATAATTGTTCTACCAGTATTAATTTGGAATTGGGGCAAATGGTACACAACGGTTAATTACAGCCTTTTATTAATTTTAGTGACATATACCGTTCTCAAAGCACCTCAAATTCTGAATACTTTTTTTATCACGTTCCTCATTATTTTGATTCCATTTGCAATTGTTAATGGAATTCTAACAGGGAGTTTTATAGCCGAACCCGTTGTTTTTTATAATGATGCAGAAAATTTAGGCATTCGATTAGGAACAATTCCTATTGAAGATATTGGTTATGCATTTTCGATGTTATTAATGACTTTGGTAATTATGAAAAAATTAGAGAAATAA
- a CDS encoding carotene hydroxylase: protein MISFLITLAVFLFMECVTWLTHKFVMHGFMWYFHEDHHQPKYANIFERNDVFFIIFAIPSILLFYFGVEGGINYLFFIGLGITIYGFCYFMIHDVLIHQRFKWFKNTKNPYLIGLRKAHKVHHKHLGKEKGECFGMLFVPFKYWKI, encoded by the coding sequence ATGATTTCATTTTTGATCACATTAGCTGTTTTTTTATTCATGGAATGTGTTACTTGGCTCACTCATAAGTTCGTAATGCATGGATTTATGTGGTATTTTCATGAAGACCATCACCAGCCAAAATACGCCAACATTTTTGAACGCAATGATGTTTTCTTTATCATTTTTGCTATTCCAAGTATTTTGTTATTCTATTTTGGAGTTGAGGGAGGAATCAATTATTTATTTTTCATTGGTTTGGGAATTACCATTTATGGTTTTTGCTATTTTATGATTCATGATGTTTTGATCCATCAACGTTTTAAGTGGTTTAAAAACACTAAGAATCCTTATTTAATAGGACTTAGAAAAGCGCATAAAGTGCACCACAAACATTTAGGAAAAGAGAAAGGAGAATGTTTTGGGATGTTATTTGTACCTTTTAAGTATTGGAAGATCTAG
- a CDS encoding phytoene/squalene synthase family protein, with protein sequence MKNLFDTVSFKCSKLVTKNYSTSFSLAVYMLSPSIRDAIYSIYGFVRFADEIVDSFHGYDKEYLINDFEKEYYKAYEAGISLNPILNSFQHTVKEYNITDDLVQAFLKSMKLDLVKLNYDNKEDYNEYIYGSADVVGLMCLKVFVKGNELKYESLKMEAMRLGSAFQKVNFLRDLKDDNLILNRNYFPGVDLNSFDEEAKKAIITEIQEDFRVAYQGIVKLPIEAKFGVYTAYVYYKKLLNKLEKTPSHEIGNSRIRVSNYSKMGLLAKSFVSYKLKLV encoded by the coding sequence ATGAAAAATTTATTTGATACCGTATCGTTTAAGTGCAGTAAGTTAGTCACTAAAAATTATAGTACCTCATTTTCATTAGCGGTATATATGTTGTCGCCAAGTATTCGGGATGCCATTTATAGCATTTATGGTTTTGTTCGTTTTGCTGACGAAATAGTAGATTCTTTTCATGGGTATGACAAAGAATATCTTATTAATGACTTTGAAAAAGAGTATTATAAAGCATATGAAGCTGGAATTAGTTTGAATCCTATTTTGAATTCCTTTCAGCATACTGTTAAGGAGTATAACATTACAGATGATTTGGTGCAAGCTTTTTTGAAAAGCATGAAATTGGATTTGGTTAAACTCAATTATGATAATAAAGAAGACTATAATGAGTATATTTATGGTTCTGCTGATGTAGTAGGTTTGATGTGCTTGAAGGTTTTTGTCAAAGGGAATGAACTTAAGTATGAATCTTTGAAAATGGAAGCCATGCGACTGGGATCTGCTTTTCAAAAGGTGAATTTTTTAAGAGATTTGAAAGATGATAACCTTATTTTGAATCGAAATTATTTTCCAGGAGTTGATTTGAATTCTTTTGATGAGGAGGCTAAAAAAGCTATTATTACTGAAATTCAAGAAGATTTTAGAGTGGCGTATCAAGGAATTGTAAAACTGCCTATTGAAGCCAAGTTTGGGGTTTATACTGCTTATGTATATTACAAAAAGTTGCTCAATAAATTAGAAAAAACGCCTTCTCATGAAATTGGAAATAGTAGAATCCGAGTGTCAAATTATTCTAAAATGGGATTGCTTGCCAAATCTTTTGTTTCGTATAAGTTAAAATTAGTCTAA
- the crtI gene encoding phytoene desaturase family protein — protein sequence MKKNITIIGSGFSALSASCYLAKAGFQVTVFEKNDSIGGRARQFKAEGFTFDMGPSWYWMPDVFERFFADFGKKTTDYYELIKLSPAYNVYYGEEDFIAIADNLDEIVTTFESIEKGSGNHLRDFIAKAKSNYDIAIKDLVYRPGVSPLELVTLETTKKLGQFFSTIKRDVRKKFKNQKLVQILEFPVLFLGAKPSDTPSFYSFMNYADFGLGTWHPKTGMFDVVRAMESLATDLGVVFKTNASIEEIVVENGIARAIVVNGCRINSDLVLSGADYHHTETLLGKQHRVYSEKYWETRVFAPSSLLFYIGFNKKIKNVAHHDLFFDVDFEAHAKDIYDEPKWPKNPLFYANFPSITDKSAAPEGMESAFFLIPLAPGITDTEELREEYFDKIMTRFETITQQKVMKNIVYKKSFCKNDFVSDYNSYKGNAYGMANTLLQTAFLRPKLKSSKVKNLYFTGQLTVPGPGVPPALISGKLVSELIINQFLES from the coding sequence ATGAAAAAAAACATCACCATAATAGGCTCTGGGTTTTCGGCATTGTCGGCTTCTTGTTATTTGGCAAAAGCAGGGTTTCAAGTTACGGTTTTTGAGAAGAATGATAGCATAGGAGGCAGAGCCAGGCAATTCAAAGCTGAAGGATTCACTTTTGATATGGGGCCAAGTTGGTACTGGATGCCAGATGTTTTTGAACGTTTTTTTGCCGATTTTGGAAAAAAAACAACTGATTATTATGAGTTGATAAAACTTTCTCCAGCCTACAACGTATATTATGGGGAGGAAGATTTTATTGCTATCGCAGATAATTTGGACGAGATCGTAACTACATTTGAATCAATAGAAAAGGGTAGTGGAAATCACCTCCGAGATTTTATTGCCAAAGCCAAAAGTAATTATGATATTGCGATTAAAGACTTAGTGTATCGACCAGGAGTTTCGCCTTTGGAGTTAGTGACCCTAGAAACAACCAAGAAATTGGGGCAGTTTTTTAGCACAATCAAAAGAGATGTTCGTAAGAAGTTTAAAAACCAAAAACTGGTTCAGATTTTAGAATTTCCCGTTTTATTTCTAGGAGCCAAACCATCTGACACGCCATCTTTTTATAGTTTTATGAATTATGCCGACTTTGGTTTAGGAACTTGGCATCCCAAAACAGGAATGTTTGATGTAGTAAGAGCCATGGAAAGTTTAGCGACGGATCTTGGAGTAGTTTTTAAAACTAATGCATCAATAGAAGAAATTGTCGTAGAAAATGGAATAGCTAGAGCAATTGTAGTCAATGGATGTCGAATCAATTCTGATTTGGTCTTAAGTGGTGCTGATTACCACCATACGGAAACATTGTTGGGTAAACAACACAGAGTCTATTCTGAAAAATATTGGGAAACAAGAGTGTTTGCTCCTTCGTCACTTTTATTTTATATTGGTTTCAATAAAAAAATAAAGAACGTAGCCCATCATGATTTGTTTTTTGATGTCGATTTTGAGGCACATGCCAAGGATATTTATGATGAGCCCAAATGGCCAAAGAATCCTTTGTTTTATGCCAATTTTCCTTCCATTACCGATAAGTCGGCAGCGCCAGAAGGAATGGAATCCGCTTTTTTCTTAATTCCACTAGCACCCGGAATTACAGATACTGAGGAATTAAGAGAAGAATATTTCGATAAAATCATGACACGATTTGAGACAATTACACAGCAAAAAGTAATGAAGAATATTGTGTATAAAAAATCATTTTGTAAAAATGATTTTGTGTCAGATTATAACTCTTATAAAGGCAACGCTTATGGGATGGCAAACACTTTATTGCAAACAGCTTTTTTACGACCTAAGTTAAAAAGTAGCAAAGTGAAAAATTTATATTTCACCGGACAATTAACAGTTCCTGGACCAGGAGTTCCGCCGGCATTGATTTCTGGGAAACTAGTTTCAGAATTAATTATTAATCAATTTTTAGAATCTTAA
- a CDS encoding MerR family transcriptional regulator: MLNKVNTTFSIKDLENLSGVKAHTIRIWEKRYDVFQPLRTDTNIRIYDLKSLQKLLNINFLHQYGYKISKIATYSEDEISAMVRTIVSEKNAKNHAINIFKIAMMNFDHQLFVKTYDWLTQEKTFRQIFVEVFIPFMEEIGHLWQTDTITPAHEHFVSHLIRQKIILNIHQAQLKERSQFDRIFVLSLPLNEIHDLGLLYLNYEIANLGYQVIYLGESMPIENLKDLKNHFNDIIYICYFTVQPVMDDLDGYVNEMTTQLLEDNSEIWLLGRMTQNLKRGSLSNKITVFDSMLELIQKL, encoded by the coding sequence ATGTTAAACAAAGTAAATACCACATTTAGTATTAAGGATCTTGAAAATCTTTCAGGAGTCAAAGCTCATACGATTCGGATATGGGAAAAAAGGTATGATGTGTTTCAGCCACTACGTACAGATACCAATATACGAATCTATGATTTAAAAAGTTTGCAAAAGCTTTTGAATATTAATTTTTTACATCAATACGGTTATAAGATTTCTAAGATAGCGACCTATTCTGAGGATGAAATTTCCGCTATGGTTCGTACTATTGTTTCAGAAAAGAACGCCAAGAATCATGCTATTAATATTTTTAAAATAGCGATGATGAATTTTGATCATCAACTTTTTGTAAAGACATATGATTGGTTGACCCAAGAAAAAACCTTTAGACAAATTTTTGTAGAAGTGTTTATTCCATTTATGGAAGAAATAGGTCATTTATGGCAGACAGATACCATAACTCCAGCACACGAACATTTTGTTAGTCATTTGATTAGACAAAAAATAATACTCAATATTCATCAAGCACAACTCAAGGAAAGGTCTCAATTTGATCGTATTTTTGTTTTGTCTTTACCTTTAAATGAAATTCATGATTTGGGGTTGCTTTATTTGAATTATGAAATAGCTAATTTAGGGTACCAAGTGATTTATTTAGGTGAAAGTATGCCAATTGAAAACTTAAAAGATTTAAAAAATCATTTTAATGATATCATTTATATTTGTTATTTTACTGTACAGCCTGTTATGGATGATTTGGATGGATATGTAAATGAAATGACAACTCAATTGTTGGAGGATAACTCAGAAATTTGGTTGCTGGGTCGAATGACACAAAACTTAAAAAGAGGTAGTTTGTCAAACAAAATCACGGTATTCGATTCAATGCTCGAGTTAATTCAAAAATTGTAA